One Narcine bancroftii isolate sNarBan1 chromosome 3, sNarBan1.hap1, whole genome shotgun sequence DNA window includes the following coding sequences:
- the LOC138758581 gene encoding ectoderm-neural cortex protein 1-like, with translation MSVTVHENRKSRSSSGSMNIQLFHKPTHADSLLTHLDLLRKRHLFTDVSLRAGNRVFHCHRVVLASCSRYFEAMFAGGMKESRDSEVNFRDSLHPEVLELLLDYAYTSRILINEENAESLLEVSDMLQFHDIRDASAEFLEKNLHPMNCLGMMLLSDAHQCEQLFELSWQTCLAYFAVLYRTEDFLSLPKDKLLELVLSEELEVEDESLVYEAVLGWVKHDLRRRQVHLHELLRCVRLALLPESYLYESVLTEELVGGHELGRGLVEEAISCKLKILQNDGVVTLLCARPRKVNHDILLLGGQTFVCDKIYAIDQKTKAVTPRADVPSPRKECSACAIGCRVYVTGGRGSENGVSRDVWVYDTLHDEWSKAAPMLLARYGHGSAELEQCLYAVGGHTAVSTTLPASPSVSVKQVEQFDPQANKWSLVAPLREGVSNAAVVGAKLRLFVFGGTSVSREKLPRVQCFTPGESRWTVPAKCPQPWRYTSAAVVGDHIVVIGGDTEISANSAYRFNTDTYQWTKFGDVAARRVSCHSVASGNRLYVVGGYFGDQRCKTLDCYDASTDSWSNVTTIPYSLIPTAFVSTWKYLSV, from the coding sequence CGTGAGCCTCCGGGCCGGGAACCGGGTCTTCCATTGCCACCGCGTGGTGCTGGCCTCCTGCAGCCGCTACTTTGAGGCCATGTTCGCCGGCGGCATGAAGGAGAGCCGAGATAGCGAGGTGAACTTCCGTGACTCGCTGCACCCTGAGGTGCTGGAACTGCTGCTGGACTACGCCTACACCTCCCGCATCCTCATCAATGAGGAGAATGCCGAGTCGCTCCTTGAGGTCAGCGACATGCTGCAGTTCCATGACATCCGAGACGCCTCAGCggagttcctggagaaaaacctccaCCCAATGAACTGCCTGGGGATGATGCTCCTGTCCGATGCCCACCAGTGTGAGCAGCTCTTCGAGCTCTCCTGGCAGACGTGCCTGGCTTACTTCGCCGTGCTCTACAGGACGGAGGACTTCCTCAGCCTGCCCAAGGACAAACTGCTGGAGCTGGTCCTTAGTGAGGAGCTGGAGGTGGAGGACGAGAGCCTGGTGTACGAGGCAGTGCTGGGCTGGGTGAAGCACGACCTGCGGAGGAGACAGGTCCACCTGCACGAGCTGCTGCGCTGCGTGCGCCTGGCCCTCCTGCCCGAGTCCTACCTGTACGAGAGTGTGTTGACTGAGGAGTTGGTGGGCGGCCATGAGCTGGGCCGGGGGCTGGTGGAGGAGGCCATCTCCTGCAAGCTGAAGATCCTCCAGAATGATGGCGTGGTTACCCTGCTGTGTGCCCGTCCCCGTAAGGTCAACCATGACATCTTGCTGCTGGGCGGCCAGACCTTTGTCTGTGACAAGATCTATGCCATCGATCAGAAAACCAAAGCAGTGACGCCTCGGGCCGACGTCCCCAGCCCACGCAAGGAGTGCAGTGCGTGTGCCATTGGCTGCCGGGTCTACGTCACTGGGGGCCGGGGCTCGGAGAATGGAGTGTCCCGGGACGTGTGGGTGTATGACACGCTCCACGATGAGTGGAGCAAAGCGGCGCCCATGCTGCTTGCGAGGTACGGCCACGGCTCAGCAGAGCTCGAACAGTGCCTGTATGCCGTTGGCGGGCACACGGCTGTCAGCACCACGCTTCCcgcctctccctctgtctccgtCAAGCAGGTGGAGCAGTTCGACCCGCAGGCCAACAAGTGGAGCCTGGTGGCGCCCCTCCGCGAGGGCGTCAGCAATGCTGCTGTGGTTGGCGCCAAGCTCAGACTCTTCGTCTTCGGTGGCACCAGCGTCAGCCGGGAGAAGCTGCCCCGTGTCCAGTGCTTCACTCCCGGTGAGAGCCGCTGGACGGTGCCTGCCAAGTGCCCGCAGCCCTGGCGCTACACCTCCGCGGCAGTGGTGGGTGACCACATTGTCGTCATTGGGGGTGACACCGAGATCTCTGCCAACTCTGCCTACCGCTTCAACACTGATACTTACCAGTGGACCAAGTTCGGTGACGTGGCAGCCAGGAGGGTGAGCTGCCACTCGGTGGCTTCTGGAAACCGACTGTACGTCGTTGGGGGCTACTTTGGCGACCAGCGGTGCAAGACCTTGGACTGTTACGATGCTTCGACCGACTCTTGGAGCAACGTCACCACCATTCCCTATTCACTCATTCCCACTGCCTTTGTCAGCACGTGGAAGTACCTCTCAGTTTAA